gtgataggtttgactagatgatcatggaggtctcttccaacctggttgattctatgattctgtgttaaaTTGCTGGTGCTTGGTACATGGGACATATCTAAAAAAGTAAACCACTAATTTAAAACTTAGCCATTTTTTTCCAATTAAATTAACCATAGTATTAACAACATGTTtgtatcatagaatgctttaggttggaagagacctttaaataTCATCTAATCCAAACCCCCTGACAATGAGCAGACACGTCTttaactggatcaggttgctcagagccttgtccaacctgtccttgaatgtttccagggaggggacatctaccacctctctgggcagcccgttgAGGTGAGTCAGTTGTCTGAAGTCTTAGACCCCatgatgggtttttttgtgtggtaGATTTGAGAAAGCTGTCATCCCAACCCAAATTATGAGCATTGAAGTATATTCTTTATTTGATTTGGGAGCATAGAATACTTGATTTGGGAGCAAATTCACTAGATTGCACTACCTTGTAAAGCTGCTTGGTCTTCTTCTTGAAATTcagttctctttttctcttatgCTATTTAAATTACTCTAGTTTATTAAATGGgtgctcatccaggccagcaaCAAAATCAGTgagctttatttttcttttttttttaaattttctaACACAGAGTGTTTATGTAAGTATTAAGATGTGAGTGGCATTAAGCATGTTCCATTTTTTATGATCATTCAGTCATAAGCAAAAGAAACTAGTTTTGCaaaaaagattgttttggtaGCTTGAAAAAAGTGCCTGTTTTTCATCATCAGACCAAATACTTCCTTCCCTTGCATTTATTTGAAAaataaagtcatagaatagtttaggttggaagcgaTCTTAGCAATCATTTACTCATGCTGTCTGTATCATAAAGAAAACGTTTCGCAAGTGTTACATTTTCATTCTGTCTGTGGGCTTAAACCACATTTTACTTAACATTCCAGGAATAGATCCCACAGTAATAGAAAGGTAATTGATTTGCTACAATCTTGAACGTATTTCTTTTCCAAATGTAGAGATGTCTTCTTACTTTGTTTCATTTCAAAGGAAGACTTCAATTTCAGAAGGTCTTCCTTCAGTGTCAACTGCAAAAAGCCTTTGGAGCAGGCAGCTTCTGCATATTTTTCCTCTACTGAATTCTAAGCTTTGTGCTCATTTAAAGGACACTTCGAATTTGTATATAAAATCTGTGTCTTTATTGTTACATGCCACATCAAAATATCTTTCTTTGGCTTTTAAGTTAAAGGTTCAGAAtgacagagatgctcagagtgTGGATAAAATTTTCACAGAGAGACAAGGGTAAGTACATGAAGTGTATGCTTTTTGAAAGCTGTTAGTATCATAACATGAACTAAGCAAAATCAAGTTTCGTGACAGTGTAATGTATACCATAAGTGATACCTCAGCAATTTCAAGATAATACATtaggctcaggctgcagctgttgtTCCTAGCTTTAAACGTTCCTGAATAACTGCTGTGGAGAAACTTACCATGCTATCTAAGAGAAGTTAGGAAGTGGTGGAGAGTCATGTCTTGACAACCTGCTTCTGTCAGGGTCCTCAGTTTTTGAAGTTGTGTTGTGGAGTGGCACAATGGGGAAAGCAGACTGAAGCGGCAACTAGAACTGAGATTTCTGTCTGGAGAAGTGAGAGTGTGTGGAGGGAAAACTGAGGATATGCTTGCGGAAAGAATTTGTAAGCCGTAAGAACAGCTTGAAGACACAGGCTGAGAGGATGGGCTTCTGAGAAGTCTAATTCAGGGGCAGGAGGTGTGCAAGAGAAAGAAACCTCTTGTTGCTGGAAAGGATGAGAATGTACATATAAATAAGcacttttaaaagcaatttATTATTTAATAATAAGGTGCTTTTCAATAATACTGTGGTTTTCAGCAGCTCACAAATGGGCTGTTCTACCCTTGAATGCATTTTGAAGTGTTAAGAAaatgcaaagaggaaaaaaaaaggtgattcAGTAGCAAACTGGAGCCATAAAGGCATTACATGTGTAGCAGTGATAACTTTTTGTATTGTATGTAGGCATATTGAGGGAAATAGAGCAGTTGGTCTTGCTCATTATGCTAATTTGGGTTAAAAAATACCCGAACACGTATGgtctatttttttgtttgtgtgagTTTTGCACAGTACACTGCTGAGCTGTGACAGTATTCATTTGGGTATGGTCTCCAATCTGGCTGTGGTCTTCTCTAATTGTACTTTATGGACTTCATCACAAAATGGTAGTGATTACCGCAGCTTCACAAGCTACTTTGTGAAGACTTCTTCATGTTGTACAGGAAGTTGTCCCCCTCCCACCCATAAGTAACCAAATATGTTTTTATAAAAAGTTGTTTCTGAGTATTTTTTTACGTGATTTGCAACATTTGTTGCACACTAGTGCATGTATATCCCCACATTCTTAGCTTCATGCAGCAATACTTGGTAATGAATTTGATGAGATGAAAGGAGATGAACTGCTTGGCTTCACTTTGTGTTGGGCATAAGCAGTGTAATATGGAAGCACAAGTGTACTACAGTTCATCAGCCAGTGTTTAAGACATTACCTTTCTTCAGTTTCATAAGAATCTATGTATTTGTCCTCAATATATTCATCTTCCCCAGGCACAAATTCATGAAATTTCTCAAATATTACTATGGGATCATCATCATTTGTACTTGTAGGAGAGGAACTCATATCAGCTGAGAACTCCTGTTCAAACGTCTCAGAGTCATTTGCTTGCAGACGACGGTGACGGTAGCTGACCACATAGTGATACCACGTTGGGCATTTTACAGCAGTAAATATCAGGAGTGTAGTGCTTAGGACAAACCCTAGAACACCTGCCAGGAAGGTCCAGCTTTTGCCAATAAGCGGTAGCACTtcaaaacagagaggaaaaaaaagaaaggagttaTCTTCATGAGGAATGCTGGCAAGAACTCCATTAGGATAGATTTTTTTACAGTGAAATGAATAACTCACAAAACGAACAATGGTAGGGCAATTATGGTGTGTCTGCAAAGCTTTAGCAGATTATTGTTGCTGTGTTTTTTAGGGAGTCAGTAACATCACTCATATTTCCTATGTACATCTCATATTTCCCAGTAGTATAAATCAGAGTATTTCCAAAGACAGGTATTATCCTGGGGACATAATAAAAGgtaaaatactttaaaatattCCATGATTgggctttggggaaaaaaatatgaatTAGCTTCAAATTGTATTTCCCAGGCTTAAATTTCTAGATGATGAAGATCCTATAAGATCCATTTTTCTTTCAGCATAACCCTTCAGAtgtatttgttttaaataaGAATTCAACACCATAATTGTCAGTAGTTTGTAGTTGGAAGCTGGGTTTATGTTCTGGCATCATTAGTAAAAGAGATCCTAGGTGGTCTGCAAAAGAATTGTGTGGCAGTTGTGGTTTACAATTTGTGTATGTATATGCAGATTGATATTTCTTCTGCCTTAGACAGAAGCAGTAAGTAAAGCATTTCAGTACATAAGAGTGGAGAAGGACAGTAATttggatattaaaaaaaattgttGACTTTTACcaaaatgatcatagaatcagagcgATGATAGAGTTAATATCAAAAGATGAAGAAAAGTAGGGAGACTATCAGTGAAATTTTCAAAGAATATGGTATAGGCAAGTCTGGTCTGTGTCTTTCACATTGAACACATTTGAGGGCAGGAGTAAAATTGATAGGCTTGCTCACATTTTAAGATGACAGCTACAAAGCAGTTAGTTTGGGAGATTCTGATTTTTTTAAGATGCTCCCCTGCATCTGTTAGGCAGAGGTCTGGACAGCTGTCTGAATTTCCAGCCCTTGAAATGTCATCATCAGTTTGTAGTATCATTTGAGAATGCAGATGTTATTTAATCCATTTTGAACACTTATTCAGCAGAGCTTCACATTCACCATAATGTGTGTGCAGTCTACCAAAACCTGGAAAACCTGACTAGTTCCCTAGCCCTGGCTTGCATGGAAGGATTCCAGTGCACCAGGAATGCAAAACTGTGAAATCTTTGACCAAGACATCAAAGGGCTTGTAAACAGTGGAGTGAAATGCCAGTATATTACCTGCATCAGTTCCGTTGTTTCCAGTGCTGTTGTTTGTGGTTGGAGCTGTTGTTAAGGCACTGCTCTCAAACTCAATGGTGGAAGTGGAAGTTTCAGTGTTTTCTAAAGAAGATTTTTCAGTTTTGCAGTCAGTTGTTTGGATAGGTGCTGTCTTGATGGAGAATTTCTTTTTGCTGTCTGGTGATGTACACGTAGTGtcattttcattttctgtgAATGTGAGCAGTGGAAAGTCTGTGAGGTACTGTTAGTTAATTGTCATTCTAACTTAAAAAAGCTACTGCAGAATACTGGTAAGTTGATGGTTGGTGTTACCCAGATGAGGAAATGACAATGAACATCAGCTTGATGTGAACAAGTATGAAATGTTACTCATACCAAAACTTACCCATTGTCACATTGGAGGTGGTTAGCCATTCCTTTAAGCCAAGGAGGTCGCAGGAGCAGTGCCATGGGTTTCCAGCTAGAACAATTGTAGTCAGTTGAGAAGGTGATTTTATATAAAGAGATTTCAGATGGTTGTACTGTAGATCTAGAACTGCCAGACTGTTCAGAGAAGTAAATACTTCTGAATCTAGTTGAGTCATCACGTTATGTGATAGATTCAACACGGACAGTTGATTTAACCCTGCAAATGCTGCTTTATGAACTCTGCTAATCTGATTGTTGCTGATATCCAGAATTATAAGATTTGTCAGACTGCAGAAGCTGTTATTGTGCACTACAGTAATCATGTTTCTATTTAAATAAAGTTCAGTGAGGTTAATAAAATTTTGTAGAATCTTTTTGTCGCTATCTTTTAAAGtgattttattattttcaaGACTCAGTTTAGTGATGTTTGGGAAAAGGTTGCTAGGAATGTCGGTGAGGTTCTTTCCAGACTCTTCACAAGTGgcctgttgaaaaaaaaaagaatgaaaacgATTAAATGCTGTAGAGTTTGATGATGAACTGATGAACTCAGTGATAATTAAGAGCATGAAAAATCCTTATTGCGTTTTTCTAATGCCAGCACTTTATATGGAAGTTCTGTTGCTCTTCATGCGACTAATTTGTGCTTTCTTTAATGTATTTGTTGTCTTGTGGTGCAGGGAATTGATCCTATTTGTGTATAGAGACCTGAAGCTCCAGATCATGTGGTGCTTAAACTCTGAGTTGAAAGGTGCTTTGTGTGTTGACAATCCAAAATGCAACCTCTTTGGCATACTACTGTGGAATTAGTACATCTGGTGGTCTAGAATGCTATGTGAAGGCCATGTAATCTAAAAAGAAGTCATCATAGAGGAGGTGGATTCAAGGCTGAAAATGAGTTCAATATGCTTTTTCTAGTGTATTGCTGTGTTTTAAAAACACAGGACCAGACCTTCAACAAAACATTTAGTCTATATTTTAATGATAAATATAGCACTTTAGTTCATTTTGGTTTTCTGGGTTGAGGTTTAGCATATCTACAGGGTTTGAGAGTGCTTACTTGCAATAGCTTGAAACAGTTTCTGTTTTCTAATGAGCAGATGTATATGTATGTAGATTATATACATGCCCACACATATGtatgtttgtgtttctgtatgcgTCACTGCTATGTTTTAGTGTCAAGGTACTTGAACTCATTGTAAAGGAGATTCTAAGTACTGGAAACACTGGCTGTGTTAACCCTTTTCCTAAGTAAGTAGCCTATGTCCTGCTTGTTGCTGCTGTGACCATGTAAAGCCTAGATGATTTATCTTAAAACTAATGCATCTGAAGTTTCTTGTCTACAGTGTATATATTCACTGTTCTTTGCCCCTCATGTTCCAGAGATAAACAAGCAGTAGGTACAGTACTGCACCTGTTGGCAGTGAGTAATTGCACTGTTTGCTCTAACAGTTTTATTTGACTGTTAGTCAAGACTTCTTCCATCCTCCCCATTCCACAGTAAATACAAAATCCATTAAATTAatctctgaagaaaaaaaaaaaaaggcatttcataCATCTGTTTGGACCTAACTTGGGCAAGTACAAACTTGGTAAACCTCTCTACTTTGAGCAATAGTTGGTGTTGTCCAAATAACTGTAGCTTTTTAGTTCTATCCCAAATGATGTAAAGATAAAGGAGTCATTCCTGTTGCCCACAGAGAGATTTGACTGGGATGTAAAACCACGACGAATACATTCCAGTATTTTTCACCCACTGAAAATGACTAATTGCCCATTTCACAGAAAACTACATCTTATTTGTCTCTATGTGCTACATTCTTCAGGAATTTTATGTTTACAAGGTAGTTTTTAAAATATCTTTAGTCTCTATTGTATCTTTCAAAAACAAGAGCAATTTACATACTTAAAAAACTTACAGTTTGAGAAGCAATGTTGCCGTCAGCAGTGGCTGGATTCAAAACCAGTGTTCCAGCCCAGATAACAAGCCAAGAGAATCTCATGTTTAGAGCCTagtaaaaaaaaccacttttgTATACTAAGACCAGAATGCCACTTTCTCTAGTAGTTGTAGTTTAA
Above is a window of Pogoniulus pusillus isolate bPogPus1 chromosome Z, bPogPus1.pri, whole genome shotgun sequence DNA encoding:
- the LRRC19 gene encoding LOW QUALITY PROTEIN: leucine-rich repeat-containing protein 19 (The sequence of the model RefSeq protein was modified relative to this genomic sequence to represent the inferred CDS: deleted 2 bases in 1 codon); protein product: MKLFDTVQRLNKNKVLLHHIISCQCTEISTHVYTLPLRSNRKALNMRFSWLVIWAGTLVLNPATADGNIASQTATCEESGKNLTDIPSNLFPNITKLSLENNKITLKDSDKKILQNFINLTELYLNRNMITVVHNNSFCSLTNLIILDISNNQISRVHKAAFAGLNQLSVLNLSHNVMTQLDSEVFTSLNSLAVLDLQYNHLKSLYIKSPSQLTTIVLAGNPWHCSCDLLGLKEWLTTSNVTMENENDTTCTSPDSKKKFSIKTAPIQTTDCKTEKSSLENTETSTSTIEFESSALTTAPTTNNSTGNNGTDAVLPLIGKSWTFLAGVLGFVLSTTLLIFTAVKCPTWYHYVVSYRHRRLQANDSETFEQEFSADMSSSPTSTNDDDPIVIFEKFHEFVPGEDEYIEDKYIDSYETEER